Proteins from one Acidiphilium multivorum AIU301 genomic window:
- a CDS encoding acyl-CoA dehydrogenase family protein: MDFDFTEEQRLLRDSVGKLFASRYADFEKRKAYAKLPEGFDRAVWAEYAEAGLLALPFDEAQGGFGGGPVETMIVMEEIGKALALEPYLAAIVFAGAVLRHGSSAAVRDEVIPALAAGETIVAVAHTERSSRHDLEDVTTTAKRDGDHFILEGEKSVVLGGDTADWLIVSARLAGSRRDRDGIGLFLVDAKAEGVSRRGYPMQDLLRGAEISLASVRVPAARQIGDLAVLERARDETIAALCAEAVGAMEALVGLTVDYMKQRKQFGVAISVFQALQHRAVDMYVALEQARSLAIFAALSVADDDAEARGKAMALAKAGVGKALHFVGQQAIQLHGGIAMTMEYKAGHYFKRLTMIDTMFGNADHHRRRLAA, encoded by the coding sequence ATGGATTTCGATTTTACCGAAGAACAGCGCCTGCTGCGCGACAGTGTCGGCAAGCTTTTCGCCAGCCGCTACGCCGATTTCGAAAAGCGCAAGGCCTATGCGAAACTTCCCGAAGGATTCGACCGCGCGGTCTGGGCCGAATATGCCGAGGCCGGGCTGCTCGCCCTGCCCTTCGACGAGGCGCAGGGCGGCTTCGGCGGCGGGCCGGTCGAGACCATGATCGTCATGGAGGAGATCGGCAAGGCGCTGGCCCTCGAACCCTATCTCGCCGCGATCGTCTTCGCCGGCGCCGTCCTGCGCCACGGCTCAAGCGCGGCCGTGAGGGACGAGGTGATTCCCGCACTTGCCGCCGGCGAGACGATCGTCGCCGTCGCCCATACCGAGCGCAGTTCCCGCCACGACCTCGAAGACGTGACCACTACCGCGAAGCGCGACGGCGATCATTTCATCCTCGAAGGCGAGAAGTCGGTGGTCCTCGGCGGCGATACGGCGGACTGGCTGATCGTCAGCGCCCGCCTTGCCGGCAGCCGGCGCGATCGCGACGGGATCGGCCTGTTCCTGGTCGATGCGAAGGCCGAAGGCGTCTCCCGCCGCGGCTATCCGATGCAGGACCTGCTGCGCGGCGCGGAAATCTCGCTCGCCAGCGTGCGGGTTCCGGCCGCGCGGCAGATCGGCGATCTCGCGGTGCTGGAGCGCGCGCGCGACGAGACGATCGCCGCCCTCTGCGCCGAGGCGGTGGGCGCGATGGAGGCCCTGGTCGGCCTGACCGTCGACTACATGAAGCAGCGCAAGCAGTTCGGGGTGGCGATTTCCGTCTTCCAGGCGCTGCAGCACCGCGCGGTGGACATGTATGTGGCGCTGGAACAGGCGCGCAGCCTCGCCATCTTCGCCGCCCTCTCGGTCGCCGACGACGATGCCGAGGCGCGCGGCAAGGCGATGGCGCTGGCCAAGGCCGGGGTGGGCAAGGCGCTGCACTTCGTCGGCCAGCAGGCGATCCAGCTGCATGGCGGCATCGCGATGACGATGGAATACAAGGCCGGCCACTATTTCAAGCGGCTGACCATGATCGACACGATGTTCGGCAACGCCGACCACCATCGCCGCCGGCTCGCCGCCTGA
- the pimC gene encoding pimeloyl-CoA dehydrogenase large subunit — MELSFSPEEIAFRDEVRAFIRDNLPGDVQKRLIEGREIGKQDIVDWQRKLNAKGWAVPHWPRAWGGQDWSPVQEFILLDELQSAPAPSPLPFNVSMVGPVIATFGNDEQKRKFLPATANLDIWWCQGFSEPGAGSDLAGLKTTARREGDHYIINGQKTWTTLAQYADWIFVLARTDPGAEKKQQGISFILVDMKTPGITVRPIQLIDGGHEVNEVWFDEVKVPAENLVGEENKGWDYAKFLLGNERTGIARVGASKQRLRRIRELAAIERAGDAKLIDAPWFREKLADVEIDLKALEITQLRVLAEARKSGKHGRPDPKSSILKIKGSEIQQATTELLLDVVGPLAMPFQGSTDPDDDGNAMPIGPDDAAEAAPTYFNWRKISIYGGSNEIQRNIIAKAILGF; from the coding sequence ATGGAACTCAGCTTTTCGCCCGAGGAAATCGCGTTCCGCGACGAGGTGCGCGCCTTCATCCGCGACAACCTGCCCGGGGATGTGCAGAAGCGCCTGATCGAGGGACGCGAGATCGGCAAGCAGGACATTGTCGACTGGCAGCGCAAGCTGAACGCGAAAGGCTGGGCAGTGCCGCACTGGCCGCGCGCCTGGGGCGGGCAGGACTGGAGCCCGGTGCAGGAATTCATCCTGCTCGACGAGTTGCAATCGGCCCCCGCGCCCAGCCCGCTGCCGTTCAACGTCTCCATGGTCGGCCCGGTGATCGCGACCTTCGGCAATGACGAGCAGAAGCGGAAATTCCTGCCGGCGACGGCCAACCTCGATATCTGGTGGTGCCAGGGCTTCTCCGAGCCGGGGGCGGGATCGGATCTTGCCGGCCTCAAGACCACGGCCCGCCGCGAGGGCGATCACTACATCATCAACGGCCAGAAGACCTGGACGACCCTCGCCCAGTATGCCGACTGGATCTTCGTCCTCGCCCGCACCGATCCGGGTGCGGAGAAGAAGCAGCAAGGCATTTCCTTCATCCTTGTCGACATGAAGACGCCCGGCATCACCGTCCGGCCGATCCAGCTGATCGATGGCGGGCACGAGGTCAACGAGGTCTGGTTCGACGAGGTGAAGGTGCCGGCGGAAAACCTCGTCGGCGAGGAAAACAAGGGCTGGGACTACGCGAAGTTCCTGCTCGGCAACGAGCGCACCGGTATCGCCCGCGTCGGCGCCTCGAAGCAGCGCCTGCGTCGCATCCGCGAACTCGCCGCGATCGAGCGGGCCGGCGACGCGAAGCTGATCGACGCGCCCTGGTTCCGCGAGAAGCTCGCGGATGTCGAGATCGATCTCAAGGCGCTGGAAATCACCCAGCTCCGCGTGCTCGCCGAGGCGCGCAAGTCGGGCAAGCATGGCCGGCCGGATCCGAAATCCTCGATCCTCAAGATCAAGGGTTCGGAAATCCAGCAGGCGACGACCGAGCTTCTGCTCGATGTCGTCGGCCCGCTCGCGATGCCGTTCCAGGGCTCGACCGATCCGGATGACGATGGCAACGCCATGCCGATCGGGCCGGACGACGCGGCCGAGGCGGCGCCGACCTATTTCAACTGGCGGAAGATCTCGATCTACGGCGGCTCTAACGAGATCCAGCGCAACATCATCGCCAAGGCGATCCTGGGGTTCTGA